One window of Lemur catta isolate mLemCat1 chromosome 3, mLemCat1.pri, whole genome shotgun sequence genomic DNA carries:
- the AGO4 gene encoding protein argonaute-4 isoform X1, whose protein sequence is MEALGPGPPTSLFQPPRRPGLGTVGKPIRLLANHFQVQIPKIDVYHYDVDIKPEKRPRRVNREVVDTMVRHFKMQIFGDRQPGYDGKRNMYTAHPLPIGRDRVDMEVTLPGEGKDQTFKVSVQWVSVVSLQLLLEALAGHLNEVPDDSVQALDVITRHLPSMRYTPVGRSFFSPPEGYYHPLGGGREVWFGFHQSVRPAMWNMMLNIDVSATAFYRAQPIIEFMCEVLDIQNINEQTKPLTDSQRVKFTKEIRALKVEVTHCGQMKRKYRVCNVTRRPASHQTFPLQLENGQAMECTVAQYFKQKYSLQLKYPHLPCLQVGQEQKHTYLPLEVCNIVAGQRCIKKLTDNQTSTMIKATARSAPDRQEEISRLVKSNSMVGGPDPYLKEFGIVVHNEMTELTGRVLPAPMLQYGGRNKTVATPNQGVWDMRGKQFYAGIEIKVWAVACFAPQKQCREDLLKSFTDQLRKISKDAGMPIQGQPCFCKYAQGADSVEPMFKHLKMTYVGLQLIVVILPGKTPVYAEVKRVGDTLLGMATQCVQVKNVVKTSPQTLSNLCLKINAKLGGINNVLVPHQRPSVFQQPVIFLGADVTHPPAGDGKKPSIAAVVGSMDGHPSRYCATVRVQTSRQEISQELLYSQEVIQDLTNMVRELLIQFYKSTRFKPTRIIYYRGGVSEGQMKQVAWPELIAIRKACISLEEDYRPGITYIVVQKRHHTRLFCADKTERVGKSGNVPAGTTVDSTITHPSEFDFYLCSHAGIQGTSRPSHYQVLWDDNCFTADELQLLTYQLCHTYVRCTRSVSIPAPAYYARLVAFRARYHLVDKDHDSAEGSHVSGQSNGRDPQALAKAVQIHHDTQHTMYFA, encoded by the exons TATGATGTGGACATTAAACCAGAAAAACGGCCCCGCAGAGTCAACAG GGAGGTAGTAGATACAATGGTGCGGCACTTCAAGATGCAAATATTTGGTGATCGGCAGCCTGGCTATGATGGCAAAAGGAACATGTATACAGCACATCCACTTCCAATTGGACGGGATAGG GTTGATATGGAGGTGACCCTTCCAGGTGAGGGTAAAGACCAAACCTTTAAAGTGTCTGTTCAGTGGGTGTCAGTTGTGAGCCTTCAGTTGCTTTTAGAAGCTTTGGCTGGGCACTTGAATGAAGTCCCAGATGACTCAGTACAAGCACTTGATGTTATCACAAGACACCTTCCCTCCATGAG GTACACTCCAGTGGGCCGTTCATTTTTCTCACCCCCTGAAGGTTACTACCACCCTCTGGGAGGGGGCCGAGAGGTTTGGTTTGGCTTTCATCAGTCTGTGAGACCTGCTATGTGGAATATGATGCTCAATATTGATG TATCTGCAACTGCTTTCTACCGGGCTCAGCCGATCATTGAGTTCATGTGCGAGGTTTTAGACATTCAGAATATCAACGAACAGACCAAACCTCTAACAGACTCCCAGCGTGTCAAGTTTACCAAAGAAATCAGAG ctCTGAAAGTTGAGGTGACCCACTGTGGACAGATGAAACGAAAATATCGAGTTTGTAATGTGACTAGACGGCCAGCCAGTCATCAAAC TTTTCCTTTGCAGCTAGAAAATGGTCAAGCTATGGAATGTACAGTAGCtcaatattttaagcaaaagtaCAGTCTGCAGCTGAAATACCCCCATCTTCCCTGTCTCCAAGTGGGACAAGAACAAAAGCATACTTACTTGCCACTTGAG GTCTGCAACATTGTGGCAGGACAGCGATGCATAAAGAAGCTCACAGACAATCAGACTTCCACGATGATCAAAGCCACTGCAAGATCTGCCCCTGACAGACAGGAAGAAATCAGTAGACTG GTGAAGAGCAACAGCATGGTGGGTGGACCTGATCCATACCTTAAAGAATTTGGTATTGTTGTACACAATGAAATGACAGAGCTCACAGGCAGGGTACTTCCAGCACCAATGCTGCAATACGGAGGCCGg aataaaacagtaGCCACACCCAACCAGGGTGTCTGGGACATGCGAGGAAAGCAGTTTTATGCTGGCATTGAAATTAAAGTTTGGGCAGTTGCTTGTTTTGCGCCTCAGAAACAATGTAGGGAAGATTTACTAAA GAGTTTCACTGACCAGCTGCGTAAAATCTCTAAGGATGCAGGAATGCCCATCCAGGGTCAGCCATGTTTCTGCAAGTATGCACAAGGTGCAGATAGCGTGGAGCCCATGTTTAAACATCTGAAAATGACATATGTGGGCCTACAGCTAATAGTGGTTATCTTGCCTGGAAAGACACCAGTATATG cGGAGGTGAAACGTGTTGGAGATACCCTCCTAGGTATGGCCACACAATGTGTCCAGGTAAAAAATGTAGTGAAGACCTCACCTCAAACCCTTTCCAACCTTTGTCTGAAGATAAATGCAAAGCTCGGAGGAATAAACAATGTGCTTGTACCTCATCAAAG GCCCTCAGTGTTCCAGCAGCCTGTCATCTTCCTGGGAGCGGATGTCACGCATCCCCCTGCAGGGGATGGGAAGAAGCCCTCCATTGCTGCTGTGGTTGGCAGTATGGATGGCCACCCCAGCCGGTATTGTGCCACCGTTCGGGTGCAGACTTCCCGGCAGGAGATCTCCCAGGAGCTCCTCTACAGTCAGGAGGTCATCCAGGACCTTACTAACATGGTTCGAGAGCTGCTGATTCAGTTCTACAAGTCCACCCGCTTCAAACCCACTCGGATCATCTATTATCGTGGAGGGGTATCTGAGGGACAAATGAAACAG GTAGCTTGGCCAGAACTAATAGCAATTCGAAAGGCATGTATTAGCTTGGAAGAAGATTACCGGCCAGGAATAACATATATTGTGGTACAAAAAAGACATCACACACGACTCTTCTGTGCAGATAAAACAGAAAGG gtTGGGAAAAGTGGCAATGTACCAGCAGGCACTACAGTGGATAGTACCATCACACATCCGTCTGAGTTTGACTTTTACCTCTGTAGTCATGCAGGAATTCAG GGAACCAGCCGTCCTTCACATTATCAGGTCTTGTGGGATGACAACTGCTTCACTGCAGATGAGCTCCAGCTCCTGACTTACCAGCTGTGTCATACCTATGTGAGGTGCACACGCTCAGTCTCTATTCCAGCCCCTGCATACTATGCCCGGCTTGTAGCATTTAGGGCAAGGTATCATCTGGTGGATAAAGATCATGACAG
- the AGO4 gene encoding protein argonaute-4 isoform X2: MVRHFKMQIFGDRQPGYDGKRNMYTAHPLPIGRDRVDMEVTLPGEGKDQTFKVSVQWVSVVSLQLLLEALAGHLNEVPDDSVQALDVITRHLPSMRYTPVGRSFFSPPEGYYHPLGGGREVWFGFHQSVRPAMWNMMLNIDVSATAFYRAQPIIEFMCEVLDIQNINEQTKPLTDSQRVKFTKEIRALKVEVTHCGQMKRKYRVCNVTRRPASHQTFPLQLENGQAMECTVAQYFKQKYSLQLKYPHLPCLQVGQEQKHTYLPLEVCNIVAGQRCIKKLTDNQTSTMIKATARSAPDRQEEISRLVKSNSMVGGPDPYLKEFGIVVHNEMTELTGRVLPAPMLQYGGRNKTVATPNQGVWDMRGKQFYAGIEIKVWAVACFAPQKQCREDLLKSFTDQLRKISKDAGMPIQGQPCFCKYAQGADSVEPMFKHLKMTYVGLQLIVVILPGKTPVYAEVKRVGDTLLGMATQCVQVKNVVKTSPQTLSNLCLKINAKLGGINNVLVPHQRPSVFQQPVIFLGADVTHPPAGDGKKPSIAAVVGSMDGHPSRYCATVRVQTSRQEISQELLYSQEVIQDLTNMVRELLIQFYKSTRFKPTRIIYYRGGVSEGQMKQVAWPELIAIRKACISLEEDYRPGITYIVVQKRHHTRLFCADKTERVGKSGNVPAGTTVDSTITHPSEFDFYLCSHAGIQGTSRPSHYQVLWDDNCFTADELQLLTYQLCHTYVRCTRSVSIPAPAYYARLVAFRARYHLVDKDHDSAEGSHVSGQSNGRDPQALAKAVQIHHDTQHTMYFA, from the exons ATGGTGCGGCACTTCAAGATGCAAATATTTGGTGATCGGCAGCCTGGCTATGATGGCAAAAGGAACATGTATACAGCACATCCACTTCCAATTGGACGGGATAGG GTTGATATGGAGGTGACCCTTCCAGGTGAGGGTAAAGACCAAACCTTTAAAGTGTCTGTTCAGTGGGTGTCAGTTGTGAGCCTTCAGTTGCTTTTAGAAGCTTTGGCTGGGCACTTGAATGAAGTCCCAGATGACTCAGTACAAGCACTTGATGTTATCACAAGACACCTTCCCTCCATGAG GTACACTCCAGTGGGCCGTTCATTTTTCTCACCCCCTGAAGGTTACTACCACCCTCTGGGAGGGGGCCGAGAGGTTTGGTTTGGCTTTCATCAGTCTGTGAGACCTGCTATGTGGAATATGATGCTCAATATTGATG TATCTGCAACTGCTTTCTACCGGGCTCAGCCGATCATTGAGTTCATGTGCGAGGTTTTAGACATTCAGAATATCAACGAACAGACCAAACCTCTAACAGACTCCCAGCGTGTCAAGTTTACCAAAGAAATCAGAG ctCTGAAAGTTGAGGTGACCCACTGTGGACAGATGAAACGAAAATATCGAGTTTGTAATGTGACTAGACGGCCAGCCAGTCATCAAAC TTTTCCTTTGCAGCTAGAAAATGGTCAAGCTATGGAATGTACAGTAGCtcaatattttaagcaaaagtaCAGTCTGCAGCTGAAATACCCCCATCTTCCCTGTCTCCAAGTGGGACAAGAACAAAAGCATACTTACTTGCCACTTGAG GTCTGCAACATTGTGGCAGGACAGCGATGCATAAAGAAGCTCACAGACAATCAGACTTCCACGATGATCAAAGCCACTGCAAGATCTGCCCCTGACAGACAGGAAGAAATCAGTAGACTG GTGAAGAGCAACAGCATGGTGGGTGGACCTGATCCATACCTTAAAGAATTTGGTATTGTTGTACACAATGAAATGACAGAGCTCACAGGCAGGGTACTTCCAGCACCAATGCTGCAATACGGAGGCCGg aataaaacagtaGCCACACCCAACCAGGGTGTCTGGGACATGCGAGGAAAGCAGTTTTATGCTGGCATTGAAATTAAAGTTTGGGCAGTTGCTTGTTTTGCGCCTCAGAAACAATGTAGGGAAGATTTACTAAA GAGTTTCACTGACCAGCTGCGTAAAATCTCTAAGGATGCAGGAATGCCCATCCAGGGTCAGCCATGTTTCTGCAAGTATGCACAAGGTGCAGATAGCGTGGAGCCCATGTTTAAACATCTGAAAATGACATATGTGGGCCTACAGCTAATAGTGGTTATCTTGCCTGGAAAGACACCAGTATATG cGGAGGTGAAACGTGTTGGAGATACCCTCCTAGGTATGGCCACACAATGTGTCCAGGTAAAAAATGTAGTGAAGACCTCACCTCAAACCCTTTCCAACCTTTGTCTGAAGATAAATGCAAAGCTCGGAGGAATAAACAATGTGCTTGTACCTCATCAAAG GCCCTCAGTGTTCCAGCAGCCTGTCATCTTCCTGGGAGCGGATGTCACGCATCCCCCTGCAGGGGATGGGAAGAAGCCCTCCATTGCTGCTGTGGTTGGCAGTATGGATGGCCACCCCAGCCGGTATTGTGCCACCGTTCGGGTGCAGACTTCCCGGCAGGAGATCTCCCAGGAGCTCCTCTACAGTCAGGAGGTCATCCAGGACCTTACTAACATGGTTCGAGAGCTGCTGATTCAGTTCTACAAGTCCACCCGCTTCAAACCCACTCGGATCATCTATTATCGTGGAGGGGTATCTGAGGGACAAATGAAACAG GTAGCTTGGCCAGAACTAATAGCAATTCGAAAGGCATGTATTAGCTTGGAAGAAGATTACCGGCCAGGAATAACATATATTGTGGTACAAAAAAGACATCACACACGACTCTTCTGTGCAGATAAAACAGAAAGG gtTGGGAAAAGTGGCAATGTACCAGCAGGCACTACAGTGGATAGTACCATCACACATCCGTCTGAGTTTGACTTTTACCTCTGTAGTCATGCAGGAATTCAG GGAACCAGCCGTCCTTCACATTATCAGGTCTTGTGGGATGACAACTGCTTCACTGCAGATGAGCTCCAGCTCCTGACTTACCAGCTGTGTCATACCTATGTGAGGTGCACACGCTCAGTCTCTATTCCAGCCCCTGCATACTATGCCCGGCTTGTAGCATTTAGGGCAAGGTATCATCTGGTGGATAAAGATCATGACAG
- the AGO4 gene encoding protein argonaute-4 isoform X3, with amino-acid sequence MEALGPGPPTSLFQPPRRPGLGTVGKPIRLLANHFQVQIPKIDVYHYDVDIKPEKRPRRVNREVVDTMVRHFKMQIFGDRQPGYDGKRNMYTAHPLPIGRDRVDMEVTLPGEGKDQTFKVSVQWVSVVSLQLLLEALAGHLNEVPDDSVQALDVITRHLPSMRYTPVGRSFFSPPEGYYHPLGGGREVWFGFHQSVRPAMWNMMLNIDVSATAFYRAQPIIEFMCEVLDIQNINEQTKPLTDSQRVKFTKEIRALKVEVTHCGQMKRKYRVCNVTRRPASHQTFPLQLENGQAMECTVAQYFKQKYSLQLKYPHLPCLQVGQEQKHTYLPLEVCNIVAGQRCIKKLTDNQTSTMIKATARSAPDRQEEISRLVKSNSMVGGPDPYLKEFGIVVHNEMTELTGRVLPAPMLQYGGRNKTVATPNQGVWDMRGKQFYAGIEIKVWAVACFAPQKQCREDLLKSFTDQLRKISKDAGMPIQGQPCFCKYAQGADSVEPMFKHLKMTYVGLQLIVVILPGKTPVYAEVKRVGDTLLGMATQCVQVKNVVKTSPQTLSNLCLKINAKLGGINNVLVPHQRPSVFQQPVIFLGADVTHPPAGDGKKPSIAAVVGSMDGHPSRYCATVRVQTSRQEISQELLYSQEVIQDLTNMVRELLIQFYKSTRFKPTRIIYYRGGVSEGQMKQVAWPELIAIRKACISLEEDYRPGITYIVVQKRHHTRLFCADKTERVGKSGNVPAGTTVDSTITHPSEFDFYLCSHAGIQCGRQSCIRTEQRPGSSGLG; translated from the exons TATGATGTGGACATTAAACCAGAAAAACGGCCCCGCAGAGTCAACAG GGAGGTAGTAGATACAATGGTGCGGCACTTCAAGATGCAAATATTTGGTGATCGGCAGCCTGGCTATGATGGCAAAAGGAACATGTATACAGCACATCCACTTCCAATTGGACGGGATAGG GTTGATATGGAGGTGACCCTTCCAGGTGAGGGTAAAGACCAAACCTTTAAAGTGTCTGTTCAGTGGGTGTCAGTTGTGAGCCTTCAGTTGCTTTTAGAAGCTTTGGCTGGGCACTTGAATGAAGTCCCAGATGACTCAGTACAAGCACTTGATGTTATCACAAGACACCTTCCCTCCATGAG GTACACTCCAGTGGGCCGTTCATTTTTCTCACCCCCTGAAGGTTACTACCACCCTCTGGGAGGGGGCCGAGAGGTTTGGTTTGGCTTTCATCAGTCTGTGAGACCTGCTATGTGGAATATGATGCTCAATATTGATG TATCTGCAACTGCTTTCTACCGGGCTCAGCCGATCATTGAGTTCATGTGCGAGGTTTTAGACATTCAGAATATCAACGAACAGACCAAACCTCTAACAGACTCCCAGCGTGTCAAGTTTACCAAAGAAATCAGAG ctCTGAAAGTTGAGGTGACCCACTGTGGACAGATGAAACGAAAATATCGAGTTTGTAATGTGACTAGACGGCCAGCCAGTCATCAAAC TTTTCCTTTGCAGCTAGAAAATGGTCAAGCTATGGAATGTACAGTAGCtcaatattttaagcaaaagtaCAGTCTGCAGCTGAAATACCCCCATCTTCCCTGTCTCCAAGTGGGACAAGAACAAAAGCATACTTACTTGCCACTTGAG GTCTGCAACATTGTGGCAGGACAGCGATGCATAAAGAAGCTCACAGACAATCAGACTTCCACGATGATCAAAGCCACTGCAAGATCTGCCCCTGACAGACAGGAAGAAATCAGTAGACTG GTGAAGAGCAACAGCATGGTGGGTGGACCTGATCCATACCTTAAAGAATTTGGTATTGTTGTACACAATGAAATGACAGAGCTCACAGGCAGGGTACTTCCAGCACCAATGCTGCAATACGGAGGCCGg aataaaacagtaGCCACACCCAACCAGGGTGTCTGGGACATGCGAGGAAAGCAGTTTTATGCTGGCATTGAAATTAAAGTTTGGGCAGTTGCTTGTTTTGCGCCTCAGAAACAATGTAGGGAAGATTTACTAAA GAGTTTCACTGACCAGCTGCGTAAAATCTCTAAGGATGCAGGAATGCCCATCCAGGGTCAGCCATGTTTCTGCAAGTATGCACAAGGTGCAGATAGCGTGGAGCCCATGTTTAAACATCTGAAAATGACATATGTGGGCCTACAGCTAATAGTGGTTATCTTGCCTGGAAAGACACCAGTATATG cGGAGGTGAAACGTGTTGGAGATACCCTCCTAGGTATGGCCACACAATGTGTCCAGGTAAAAAATGTAGTGAAGACCTCACCTCAAACCCTTTCCAACCTTTGTCTGAAGATAAATGCAAAGCTCGGAGGAATAAACAATGTGCTTGTACCTCATCAAAG GCCCTCAGTGTTCCAGCAGCCTGTCATCTTCCTGGGAGCGGATGTCACGCATCCCCCTGCAGGGGATGGGAAGAAGCCCTCCATTGCTGCTGTGGTTGGCAGTATGGATGGCCACCCCAGCCGGTATTGTGCCACCGTTCGGGTGCAGACTTCCCGGCAGGAGATCTCCCAGGAGCTCCTCTACAGTCAGGAGGTCATCCAGGACCTTACTAACATGGTTCGAGAGCTGCTGATTCAGTTCTACAAGTCCACCCGCTTCAAACCCACTCGGATCATCTATTATCGTGGAGGGGTATCTGAGGGACAAATGAAACAG GTAGCTTGGCCAGAACTAATAGCAATTCGAAAGGCATGTATTAGCTTGGAAGAAGATTACCGGCCAGGAATAACATATATTGTGGTACAAAAAAGACATCACACACGACTCTTCTGTGCAGATAAAACAGAAAGG gtTGGGAAAAGTGGCAATGTACCAGCAGGCACTACAGTGGATAGTACCATCACACATCCGTCTGAGTTTGACTTTTACCTCTGTAGTCATGCAGGAATTCAG